CAGCCGGACCCAGAGTGCGGCAAGACGGTGTTTCCTGTGACGCCTTGGATGGATGACGGCACCCGGCCTCGCGGCGACACAGAGCAACCCGGAGCCCAGGAGCAGAGCGCCCAGGAGCATCCCCAGCCCCTGCACCACGAACGAGGCATTCATGAGCAAGTGCAGGGGAGAACAGACATCCCGGCCGTCATAGATCCCGCACTGAAGGGCGCCAAGATCGCTGATATAGCCCGTCCGGCGGTCGTACGGCCGGGGCCCGGCCCAGGCCCCTATCACTGCCGCTTCCGCGGCGAAATACTGCAGAACACTCAGGACTGACCACGCGCCGACGTATTGACGGGCGGAGGCGGTGTCCGGAATAAAGGCAACCGCGGGAGCGGAAGTCGGGGCTGTGCTCATGCCAAGAGCGTAGTACGGGCTCCCACCTTGTATGCTTGTATCCGTGTCCGGACGGACCGGCCCTGCCGGAACACCGGATGCGCGCCCTCGTAGCTCAGTGGATAGAGCACGGCTCTCCTAAAGCCGGTGTCGTTGGTTCGATTCCAATCGAGGGCACTTGAATCATCCTGACCCGGAGTTTGACCTCCGCGCCTACCTGCTCGGTATCGCCACCGCCCCGGCGGAAGCAGGGCGCTGGACAGTGCAGCGCCAGCTCCTGGACCGGGCGGCAGGCACCCAAGGAGCCTTTTCCGGCGTCGCGCGTTTCTCTGTAGCGGACGACGACGGCGGCCTGGCCTTCCGCGAGGAAGGCACCGTACGCTGGCCCTCCTTCGCCGGTCCCGCCTCCCGCGAATATCTGCTGAAGCCCGCCGGCCGCGCAGATGCCCTGGACGTGTTTTTTGCCGACGGACGGCCCTTCCACCGGATGAGCTTCAGCCCCGAGGCCAACCTGGACAGCCACTGGTGCGATCCGGACACGTACCGTGTCACCTACAGCTTTGATGGCCCGGACCGGTTCAGCTACGTATGGGACGTGCGCGGTCCCGGCAAAGATCTTTTACTGACGTCACGGCTTGAGCGGATAGGCTCGGAAGCGTGAACGCCCGAATCGTGGTCTCCGCCGTCTGTGTCTTCGATGCCGGCGGCCGGCTCCTGACCGTCCGCAAGCGCGGCACCGGAATGTTCATGCATCCGGGCGGAAAACCCGAGCCCGGGGAAACCGCCGTGCAGACGGCGGCACGGGAACTCGCCGAGGAAGTCGGCATTGTTGTTGAGCCGGGCGAACTCGAGCTGATGGGCGTCTGGATCGCCGCCGCCGCGAACGAGGCCGCCACGGACATCGAGGCTACAGTGTTCAGGGCGCCCGGGACCTGGACCGCACGTCCGTCAGCCGAGATCGCCGAGATCCGCTGGCTGGACC
Above is a window of Arthrobacter pascens DNA encoding:
- a CDS encoding DUF998 domain-containing protein — its product is MSTAPTSAPAVAFIPDTASARQYVGAWSVLSVLQYFAAEAAVIGAWAGPRPYDRRTGYISDLGALQCGIYDGRDVCSPLHLLMNASFVVQGLGMLLGALLLGSGLLCVAARPGAVIHPRRHRKHRLAALWVRLLTGTAGAGTILVGLVPEDAGSTWHYTGALMYFIAGAAAVLLLGILWLNQSPLGWFILVCGLASLAALVTGGLTQMHVPEPGTLERLMGYPVTLGVATSGLVIAQRVHRHRKHLRAMATLAA
- a CDS encoding NUDIX hydrolase — translated: MNARIVVSAVCVFDAGGRLLTVRKRGTGMFMHPGGKPEPGETAVQTAARELAEEVGIVVEPGELELMGVWIAAAANEAATDIEATVFRAPGTWTARPSAEIAEIRWLDLAGELPADLAPLLTEHILPELAAVERP
- a CDS encoding DUF6314 family protein, which encodes MNHPDPEFDLRAYLLGIATAPAEAGRWTVQRQLLDRAAGTQGAFSGVARFSVADDDGGLAFREEGTVRWPSFAGPASREYLLKPAGRADALDVFFADGRPFHRMSFSPEANLDSHWCDPDTYRVTYSFDGPDRFSYVWDVRGPGKDLLLTSRLERIGSEA